TGGGTGTACAGTTCAGACGCTTGGTCAAAATTGTTGGGTAGGTCTTGGTATATTTCTATCAACTGCGGCCTTTTCGGATCCTTGTACGGTTGAGGACCGTTAAAAGTATTAGGGAAGTAGTTAGGAATATCACGATCGTTTTCCTTGAGTGGAGGTCTCCCATCTCGGTTATAAGCCAGTGCTTGAGTTTGAATAGGACAATTTACGGGTATTCTATTAAAGTTAGCCCCCAAGCGGTAGTATTGAGCGTCCCTGTAAGCCATTCTTCTAGCTTCAAATACTTTATCGGGGGCACCAAGTATTCCCGGTACCAGATTTGTGGGACTGAACGCTAATTGTTCGATTTCAGCGAAGTAGTTAATGGGatttttattcaaaacaaaTCTACCCACTGGTTTCAAAGGATAATCGTCTAATGGAAGAGCTTTTGTGACGTCAAAAACATCAAAACCAGCTTTCTTGACGTCTTCCAGTGTTAAAACTTGAATGCTGACTTTCCAACTAGGAGGGTTACCATTGGCGATCGCATTAAATAAATCTCTAGTAGCATAGTCAGGGTCTTGTGCTGCTATTCTACTGGCCTCTTCTGAACGTAAATTTTTAATTCCCGCATCAGGTACAAAGTGCCATCTAACGAATGTGGATTCGCCGTGCTTGTTGACAACTTGGTATGTGTGAATACCAAAGCCCGGCATGTGTCGGTATCCGTCAGGGATTCCACGGTCTCCGAAAACGAGTAAAAACATATACAAGCCTTCTGGTCTTAGAGTCAGATAGTCCCAAAGCATGTTAACATCCATTAGGTTGGTGGCTGGATTACGCTTCTGAGTTCGTACGAAAGCTGTAAATAATAGAGGATCCTTATAAACGTAAATCGGCGTGCTAAATCCAGCGATGTCAAAATTACCGTCTTCTGTGTAAAATTTTATGGCAAATCCTCTTGCATCTCTTGATGTATCTATTCCTCCTCGCTCAACGACAACTGGAGAAAATCTGGCGGCTACGGGAGTTTTCTTTCCTATCTGACTAAACATTTTGGCTTTGCAGATGTCGGTTATGTCATGGGTGACCTCGAAGTACCCAAAGGCGCCTCCGGCCTTGGCGTGGACTAGGCGTTCTGGGATCCTCTCTCGCACTAAATGGGTGAGAGAGTCCATGAAGTATTCGTTGAAAAGCAATGGTGAGTTTAATGTATTTGTGGCTTCTTTGTATTCTATAGGCGCTCCCGCACTCGCAGTCATTACACCTACGGGTTTCTGGAAATTAACAAAGCTTGATGTTAGTAAGTTAAGCACAACACATTTAGAATCTAGTACTTATAGGAATACGTAATATCTAATAAAATAACCA
This genomic window from Cydia splendana chromosome 9, ilCydSple1.2, whole genome shotgun sequence contains:
- the LOC134793880 gene encoding catalase-like, with the translated sequence MLKVIVLAVLAVAEAKVQQDVASQQIITFKQKTGKPVGVMTASAGAPIEYKEATNTLNSPLLFNEYFMDSLTHLVRERIPERLVHAKAGGAFGYFEVTHDITDICKAKMFSQIGKKTPVAARFSPVVVERGGIDTSRDARGFAIKFYTEDGNFDIAGFSTPIYVYKDPLLFTAFVRTQKRNPATNLMDVNMLWDYLTLRPEGLYMFLLVFGDRGIPDGYRHMPGFGIHTYQVVNKHGESTFVRWHFVPDAGIKNLRSEEASRIAAQDPDYATRDLFNAIANGNPPSWKVSIQVLTLEDVKKAGFDVFDVTKALPLDDYPLKPVGRFVLNKNPINYFAEIEQLAFSPTNLVPGILGAPDKVFEARRMAYRDAQYYRLGANFNRIPVNCPIQTQALAYNRDGRPPLKENDRDIPNYFPNTFNGPQPYKDPKRPQLIEIYQDLPNNFDQASELYTQEMTKHERSRLVANILFSLGGAAKNLQDRAVKLFTVIHPDLGGRIQKGLLANRTQYYDDDYDY